One window from the genome of Desulforamulus ruminis DSM 2154 encodes:
- the steA gene encoding putative cytokinetic ring protein SteA → MNMKAIARVDKRTKDLAKRIHPHEIAVICHADLDKVAADSLIAAKVKLVVNAVSSLSDDYPNLGPITLLEAGIPVLDAVGQDIMEKVVEEDELEIRDNLVLHKGQVIGAGVWLDLRQVKEHMEKSRSRMDRVLSRFIHNTLDYARNEVDFVCGGLKMPDVSTIFKGKHTLIVVRGHNYKQDLMAIKSYIDEVHPVLIGVDGGADALLEFGYTPHMIIGDMDSITDKALCSGAELVVHAYPDGRAPGMERIESLGLQAKIFPAPGTSEDIAMMLAYEKDTELIVAVGAHSNMLDFLEKGRKGMASTFLVRLKVGGVLVDAKGVSQLYKNRVKMKYVGQILLAGLVPLVVVIATAPPTRELFKLFILNVRFFLGI, encoded by the coding sequence ATGAATATGAAGGCTATCGCCAGGGTTGATAAAAGAACAAAGGATTTAGCGAAAAGGATTCATCCTCATGAAATTGCTGTGATCTGTCATGCGGATTTAGATAAAGTGGCTGCGGATTCACTGATTGCAGCAAAGGTGAAGCTGGTTGTGAACGCCGTTTCTTCCTTGAGCGATGATTATCCCAATCTTGGGCCCATTACCCTTCTGGAAGCAGGCATTCCGGTTCTTGATGCCGTTGGACAAGACATCATGGAAAAAGTGGTTGAGGAAGACGAACTGGAGATACGGGATAATCTTGTTTTACATAAGGGCCAGGTAATTGGTGCAGGGGTCTGGCTGGATCTGCGACAAGTGAAAGAGCATATGGAAAAATCCCGGAGCCGTATGGACCGGGTCTTGTCGCGTTTTATTCATAATACACTGGATTATGCCCGCAATGAGGTTGATTTTGTTTGTGGCGGCCTAAAAATGCCTGACGTGTCCACCATATTTAAAGGCAAACATACGTTAATTGTTGTACGTGGACATAATTATAAACAGGACTTAATGGCCATTAAGTCTTATATTGATGAGGTGCATCCGGTATTGATCGGGGTTGACGGAGGAGCCGACGCTCTTTTGGAGTTTGGCTACACACCCCATATGATTATTGGAGATATGGATAGTATTACCGATAAGGCCCTGTGCAGCGGCGCTGAATTGGTGGTCCATGCCTATCCGGATGGCCGGGCGCCGGGAATGGAAAGAATCGAGTCTTTGGGATTGCAAGCTAAAATTTTTCCCGCCCCGGGAACCAGTGAAGACATTGCCATGATGCTGGCTTATGAAAAGGATACCGAGCTGATCGTGGCGGTTGGCGCTCACTCTAATATGCTGGACTTTTTGGAAAAGGGCCGCAAAGGGATGGCCAGCACTTTTCTGGTTCGTTTAAAGGTAGGCGGTGTCCTGGTGGACGCCAAGGGAGTAAGTCAACTCTATAAAAACCGTGTTAAAATGAAATATGTGGGGCAAATATTGCTGGCCGGATTGGTTCCGCTGGTGGTGGTAATTGCCACAGCCCCCCCCACCCGGGAACTGTTTAAGTTATTCATTTTAAATGTTCGATTTTTCTTGGGAATTTAG
- a CDS encoding M20/M25/M40 family metallo-hydrolase, with amino-acid sequence MVDSERLIGEFMELVQVDSESGAERQMADLLKEKLTQLGLEVFEDGAGAVEVGRGTGNLIANLPGNGGKGPVFLMCAHMDTVKPGKGVKPRREKGKILSAGDTILGSDDKAGVAAILESLRVIKEQNIAHGGLQVVFTVGEEIGLVGAKNLDYGRIIAKAGFVLDSGGPPGEIIIKAPTQFSFKAAIKGKAAHAGIAPEEGINAIVVAAHAIAAMQVGRIDNETTSNIGLISGGRATNIVPELVTLEGETRSISPEKAKAQLDHMLEAIQGAVEQFGAQVDLKVAKEYDPINLAPDSWPVRTAVQACRNLGLEPVLGQTGGGSDANVFNGRGIDCANLGIGMEKVHTTEEFIAEENLVANAKLMVEIIRVAQEAG; translated from the coding sequence TTGGTTGATTCCGAAAGGTTAATTGGCGAGTTTATGGAACTGGTCCAGGTGGACAGCGAATCCGGAGCGGAACGGCAAATGGCCGATTTGCTGAAAGAAAAACTGACTCAACTGGGCCTTGAGGTGTTTGAAGATGGCGCCGGCGCCGTAGAGGTGGGCCGGGGAACCGGCAATCTGATTGCCAATCTGCCCGGGAACGGGGGGAAGGGACCGGTTTTTCTAATGTGCGCCCACATGGATACCGTGAAACCCGGCAAAGGGGTCAAGCCCCGTCGTGAAAAGGGGAAGATCCTTTCAGCCGGCGACACCATCCTGGGTTCCGATGATAAGGCCGGCGTGGCCGCCATTCTGGAAAGTCTGCGGGTGATTAAAGAGCAAAACATAGCTCACGGGGGCTTGCAGGTGGTTTTCACCGTGGGGGAAGAAATTGGCTTGGTGGGAGCTAAAAATTTAGACTATGGACGAATTATCGCTAAGGCCGGTTTTGTCCTGGACAGCGGCGGTCCTCCGGGGGAAATTATTATTAAAGCGCCAACCCAGTTTTCCTTTAAAGCAGCCATCAAGGGGAAAGCCGCCCATGCGGGCATTGCCCCGGAAGAAGGCATTAACGCCATTGTGGTGGCTGCCCACGCCATTGCCGCCATGCAGGTGGGGCGGATTGACAATGAAACCACCTCCAACATCGGACTCATTTCCGGCGGCAGAGCCACTAATATTGTGCCGGAGCTGGTTACCCTGGAGGGCGAAACCCGCAGCATCAGCCCGGAAAAAGCCAAGGCCCAGTTGGATCACATGCTGGAGGCCATTCAGGGAGCGGTGGAGCAATTCGGCGCCCAAGTGGATCTGAAGGTAGCCAAGGAGTATGACCCAATTAACCTGGCTCCGGATTCCTGGCCGGTGCGGACGGCGGTTCAGGCCTGCCGGAACCTGGGATTGGAGCCGGTGCTGGGGCAAACCGGAGGCGGCAGTGACGCCAATGTTTTTAACGGCCGGGGCATTGATTGTGCCAATTTGGGCATCGGCATGGAAAAGGTTCATACCACCGAGGAATTTATTGCGGAAGAAAATCTGGTGGCCAATGCAAAACTAATGGTAGAGATCATCCGGGTGGCCCAGGAAGCGGGGTAG
- a CDS encoding DUF3866 family protein, protein MIRVRKAVVTEIASTRPGISEILVELEGEIQRAVSYDAVTGPVKVGDPVILNTTAVYKRLGTGGAHFVMANLSNTRLDVDQAGHIMKMRYSPCQVKTLAVEEPESPHYEVMQRTHRLDGAPVIIGTLHSMLAPAAAILRKLGQGRLRVAYLMTDGAALPLALSKLVFELKEKGLLQATVTCGHAFGGDYEAINVYTGLLACKAVARADVVIAAMGPGIVGSGSRYGFTGVEQGEIINAVNILGGRPVAIPRVSFADARERHKGISHHTRTALGSIALSKATVALPRLEPEKMELVLRQLEESGISRKHDVAVVGAEPVLDALEEYRVKVTTMGRGVQQDREFFLAAGAAGVYVAQDLTKNCP, encoded by the coding sequence TTGATTCGTGTTCGCAAGGCGGTGGTGACGGAAATCGCCTCCACCCGGCCCGGTATTTCTGAAATTTTGGTTGAACTGGAAGGCGAGATTCAGCGGGCCGTTAGTTACGACGCCGTAACCGGCCCGGTGAAGGTCGGAGACCCGGTGATTCTAAACACCACGGCGGTTTATAAAAGGTTGGGCACCGGCGGTGCCCATTTTGTCATGGCCAATCTCTCCAATACCCGGCTGGATGTGGATCAGGCCGGTCATATTATGAAAATGCGTTACAGCCCCTGTCAGGTGAAAACCCTGGCGGTGGAAGAGCCGGAAAGTCCCCATTATGAGGTGATGCAGCGGACCCACCGGCTGGACGGCGCACCGGTGATTATCGGCACCCTGCACAGCATGCTGGCCCCGGCGGCAGCCATCTTGAGAAAACTGGGACAGGGACGTCTCCGGGTGGCTTACCTGATGACCGACGGAGCCGCCCTGCCCCTGGCTTTGTCCAAGCTGGTTTTTGAACTAAAGGAAAAGGGATTGCTGCAGGCAACCGTGACCTGCGGTCACGCCTTCGGGGGAGACTATGAGGCCATCAATGTATATACCGGTCTGCTGGCCTGCAAGGCGGTGGCCAGGGCGGATGTCGTCATTGCCGCCATGGGGCCGGGTATTGTGGGCAGCGGCTCCCGCTACGGCTTTACCGGGGTGGAGCAGGGAGAAATCATTAATGCCGTCAATATCCTGGGAGGCCGGCCGGTGGCCATTCCCCGGGTTAGTTTTGCCGATGCCCGGGAAAGGCACAAGGGTATCAGCCATCACACCCGCACCGCCCTGGGGAGCATTGCCTTATCCAAAGCCACCGTAGCTCTGCCTCGGCTGGAGCCGGAAAAGATGGAACTGGTACTGCGGCAGTTGGAAGAATCGGGCATCAGCCGCAAGCACGATGTGGCTGTTGTCGGGGCGGAGCCGGTTCTGGACGCCTTGGAAGAATACCGGGTGAAGGTTACCACCATGGGCAGGGGTGTGCAACAGGACCGGGAATTTTTCCTGGCCGCCGGTGCTGCCGGAGTCTATGTAGCACAGGATCTGACCAAAAACTGTCCGTAA
- a CDS encoding glycosyltransferase family 2 protein, giving the protein MAKAIRVSAVIPAYNEAARIGDTVRGVRSIAEVDEIIVVDDASSDGTADLAREAGARVITLPHNVGKGGALNIGIREAAGEVVVLLDGDLGLSSSEARGLIMPVLENTADMTIARFPRAKKKGGFGLVRNLACCGIHYFAGLESQAPLSGQRAMNRAVLAKVVPFASGYGVEVALTIKVARAGFRVLEVPTQMTHAETGRDLKGFMHRGKQFVHVARVLTGCFFQYGLSRKGVN; this is encoded by the coding sequence CTGGCCAAGGCAATCAGGGTGTCGGCGGTAATTCCGGCGTACAATGAAGCGGCACGTATCGGGGATACGGTGAGGGGAGTACGGTCCATTGCAGAAGTGGACGAGATTATTGTGGTGGATGACGCCTCCTCCGACGGAACGGCGGATTTGGCCAGGGAGGCCGGAGCCCGGGTTATCACCCTGCCTCACAACGTGGGCAAGGGCGGGGCTTTAAATATTGGCATCCGGGAAGCCGCCGGAGAGGTAGTGGTTCTCCTGGACGGGGACCTGGGTTTGAGTTCCAGCGAAGCCAGGGGTTTAATTATGCCTGTTTTGGAAAATACTGCAGATATGACCATCGCCCGGTTTCCCAGGGCCAAGAAAAAGGGCGGCTTTGGTTTGGTTCGCAACCTGGCTTGTTGTGGCATTCATTATTTTGCAGGCTTGGAGAGCCAAGCGCCCCTTTCCGGCCAGCGGGCCATGAACCGGGCGGTGCTGGCCAAAGTTGTGCCCTTTGCTTCCGGCTACGGGGTGGAAGTGGCCCTGACCATCAAGGTTGCCCGGGCGGGGTTCCGAGTTTTAGAGGTTCCCACCCAGATGACCCATGCGGAGACCGGCAGGGATTTAAAGGGCTTTATGCACCGGGGAAAACAGTTTGTGCATGTGGCCCGGGTGCTGACGGGATGCTTTTTTCAATACGGCCTTTCCAGAAAAGGCGTAAATTAA
- a CDS encoding thiamine pyrophosphate-dependent enzyme, with translation MAKVVCKRPQALTDKQFHYCPGCTHGIIHRLVAEVIDEMAIGDHTVGVCPVGCSVFAYDYFNVDMFQASHGRAPAVATGVKRCLPDRMVFTYQGDGDLASIGTAEIVHAAARGEKISTIFVNNAVYGMTGGQMAPTTLPGQKTTTTPQGREKERNGLPVRICEMLSTLDGAAYVARVSVHDPKHILQAKKAIRKAFEIQQAGLGFTLIEVLSTCPTNWGLSPKESIQWLAENMIPYYPLGVYKEPAEVK, from the coding sequence ATGGCCAAGGTTGTTTGCAAGAGGCCCCAGGCCCTGACCGATAAGCAATTCCACTACTGTCCCGGCTGTACCCACGGCATCATCCACCGCTTGGTGGCGGAAGTGATTGATGAAATGGCCATCGGGGACCATACCGTGGGGGTTTGCCCGGTGGGCTGCTCGGTGTTTGCCTATGATTATTTTAATGTGGACATGTTCCAGGCCTCCCATGGACGTGCGCCGGCGGTGGCCACAGGGGTCAAGCGCTGTCTGCCGGACCGGATGGTATTTACCTATCAGGGGGACGGCGATCTGGCTTCCATTGGTACGGCGGAAATTGTTCACGCCGCAGCCCGGGGCGAAAAGATTTCCACCATTTTTGTCAACAATGCCGTGTACGGCATGACCGGGGGGCAGATGGCTCCCACCACCCTGCCGGGTCAAAAGACCACCACCACCCCCCAGGGCCGGGAGAAGGAACGGAACGGGCTGCCGGTGCGCATTTGTGAAATGCTTTCCACCCTGGACGGTGCAGCCTACGTGGCCCGGGTCTCGGTCCATGACCCCAAACACATTCTGCAGGCCAAAAAGGCCATCCGCAAGGCCTTTGAGATTCAGCAGGCCGGACTGGGCTTTACTTTGATTGAAGTCCTTTCCACCTGCCCCACCAACTGGGGGCTCTCGCCAAAGGAATCCATCCAGTGGCTGGCTGAAAACATGATCCCGTACTACCCCCTTGGGGTGTACAAGGAACCGGCGGAGGTGAAATAG
- a CDS encoding 4Fe-4S dicluster domain-containing protein, whose amino-acid sequence MATVTFREERCKGCELCITVCPEKIIILAEHYNAMGFHPATVVEMGRCKGCAMCARMCPDVIIEVEKEEKQA is encoded by the coding sequence TTGGCCACTGTAACATTCCGGGAGGAACGGTGTAAGGGCTGCGAGTTGTGCATCACGGTTTGTCCCGAAAAAATTATTATCCTGGCAGAGCATTACAATGCCATGGGTTTTCACCCGGCTACCGTGGTGGAGATGGGCCGGTGCAAAGGCTGCGCCATGTGTGCCCGGATGTGTCCCGATGTAATCATTGAGGTGGAGAAGGAGGAGAAACAGGCTTGA
- a CDS encoding copper transporter, with translation MIVDYRYHIASLVAVFLALGIGIVVGSAVLGNEAIAERQKQMADKLEIQLEDLRQKNEAVQARANSLEIDNNIQKQFEKQVLPPLVAGKLAGKRLAIVEANGYGFRDDLVNTLSMAGATVQSVTTILDGFDLTGRKDRLIGDLGLENTNDNDMVKHLATETARGILTGEKQVLLNTLAQAELLKLSGDYGVPVDGIIFIGGSQDQALVKTELVDYPMMDYFLQQKLPIYGVEETDVSFSYMKDYQKKRVSTVDNVETVPGQLALVMCIAGKPGHYGVKSTAKELMPPLDQTGGGGAGQGNQGVGGNSGVQ, from the coding sequence TTGATCGTTGATTACCGCTACCATATTGCTTCCCTGGTGGCCGTATTTTTGGCCCTTGGTATTGGTATTGTGGTTGGTAGCGCCGTATTGGGCAACGAGGCCATTGCAGAGCGCCAAAAACAAATGGCGGACAAGCTTGAAATCCAACTGGAAGATTTGCGCCAAAAGAATGAAGCGGTTCAGGCCCGGGCCAATAGCCTGGAAATTGATAATAACATCCAGAAACAGTTTGAAAAACAAGTGCTGCCGCCCCTGGTTGCCGGCAAGCTGGCCGGTAAAAGACTGGCCATTGTGGAGGCCAATGGTTACGGCTTCCGGGATGATTTGGTCAATACCCTATCCATGGCCGGGGCAACGGTTCAGTCGGTCACCACCATTTTGGACGGTTTTGACCTGACAGGGCGCAAGGACCGGTTAATCGGTGATTTAGGACTTGAAAATACCAATGATAACGATATGGTAAAGCATCTTGCCACTGAAACCGCCCGGGGCATCTTAACCGGTGAGAAACAGGTATTGCTGAATACACTGGCTCAGGCGGAGCTGTTGAAATTATCCGGAGATTATGGTGTGCCGGTGGACGGAATTATATTCATCGGCGGCAGCCAGGATCAGGCCCTGGTTAAAACAGAACTGGTTGACTATCCCATGATGGATTATTTCTTACAGCAAAAACTGCCCATCTATGGCGTTGAGGAAACGGACGTATCCTTTTCTTATATGAAAGATTATCAGAAGAAGAGGGTTAGTACCGTTGATAACGTAGAGACTGTTCCGGGGCAGTTGGCCCTGGTCATGTGTATCGCCGGGAAACCGGGACATTACGGGGTAAAATCCACTGCCAAAGAGCTGATGCCGCCCCTTGATCAGACAGGAGGTGGGGGCGCTGGCCAAGGCAATCAGGGTGTCGGCGGTAATTCCGGCGTACAATGA
- a CDS encoding 2-oxoacid:acceptor oxidoreductase family protein: protein MLQEILIAGFGGQGVLSTGQLLAYAGMLEGKQVAWIPSYGPEMRGGTANCGITISDEPISSPLVTEPTTLIIMNRPSLDKFENTVVPGGLILVNSSLVEQKVKRTDVKVMEIPANRIAEELGNGKVANNVILGVLIELTKIVSIEAVVESLKKVLPSRHHRLIPVNQLALEKGAQLAKTANL from the coding sequence ATGCTGCAGGAGATTTTAATTGCGGGTTTTGGCGGTCAGGGGGTCCTGTCCACCGGACAATTACTGGCTTATGCCGGGATGCTGGAAGGGAAGCAGGTAGCCTGGATTCCTTCCTACGGACCGGAAATGAGAGGCGGTACCGCCAACTGCGGGATCACCATTTCCGATGAACCCATCAGTTCCCCTTTGGTGACGGAACCCACCACGCTGATTATCATGAACCGCCCCTCCCTGGATAAATTTGAAAATACCGTGGTTCCGGGGGGCTTGATTCTGGTCAATTCCTCCCTGGTGGAGCAAAAGGTAAAGCGCACCGATGTAAAGGTGATGGAAATACCGGCCAACCGCATTGCGGAAGAATTGGGCAACGGCAAAGTAGCCAACAATGTGATTCTGGGCGTGCTCATTGAACTGACCAAGATTGTATCCATCGAAGCGGTGGTGGAATCGTTGAAAAAAGTACTTCCTTCCCGGCATCACCGCCTGATTCCGGTGAACCAACTGGCTCTGGAAAAAGGGGCTCAGCTAGCCAAAACAGCCAATTTATAG
- a CDS encoding 3-methyl-2-oxobutanoate dehydrogenase subunit VorB, with protein MSKVLMKGNEAIGEGAIRAGCRHFFGYPITPQSELPHYLAKRMPEVGGVFLQAESETSSINMVYGAAGAGFRTMTSSSSPGISLMQEGISYLVGAELPCVIVNVMRGGPGLGNIAPAQSDYFQSVKGGGHGDYRLIVLAPASVQEIIDLMGLSFGLADQYRTPVMVVGDGILGQMMEPVELDEEVTLPEIPAKPWAAGGLKGRTAPNIINSLYIVPEACEDLNKKLFAKYETITQRETRWEEYRLEDAEIVLTGFGTAARIAKSVVDKARAEGIKAGLIRPITLWPFPSEVYAKAAEQAGQFLCVEMSMGQMVEDVKLAVNGRKPVGFYGRSGGMVPLAKDVFAEVKKLMAGGAQ; from the coding sequence TTGAGCAAGGTGCTGATGAAGGGAAACGAAGCCATTGGCGAAGGCGCCATACGGGCCGGCTGCCGCCACTTCTTTGGTTATCCCATTACCCCCCAAAGTGAACTGCCCCATTATCTGGCCAAACGCATGCCGGAAGTGGGAGGCGTCTTTTTACAGGCGGAAAGTGAAACTTCCTCTATTAATATGGTTTATGGCGCTGCCGGAGCGGGTTTCCGCACCATGACCTCCTCCTCCAGCCCGGGCATTAGCTTGATGCAGGAAGGAATATCTTATCTGGTGGGGGCGGAACTCCCCTGTGTGATTGTGAATGTCATGCGCGGCGGCCCCGGGCTGGGCAACATTGCTCCGGCTCAATCGGATTATTTTCAGTCGGTCAAAGGCGGCGGTCACGGTGATTACCGCCTAATTGTTCTGGCTCCCGCTTCGGTTCAGGAAATTATAGACCTGATGGGATTGTCCTTTGGACTGGCCGATCAATACCGGACACCGGTCATGGTAGTGGGAGACGGTATTTTGGGCCAAATGATGGAACCGGTGGAACTGGACGAGGAGGTCACATTACCGGAAATTCCGGCCAAGCCTTGGGCAGCCGGAGGCTTAAAGGGAAGAACCGCCCCCAATATCATTAATTCCTTGTATATTGTTCCGGAAGCCTGCGAGGACTTAAATAAAAAATTGTTTGCCAAATATGAAACCATAACCCAACGGGAAACCCGCTGGGAAGAATACCGGCTGGAGGATGCCGAAATCGTCCTGACCGGTTTTGGTACGGCGGCCCGCATTGCCAAATCCGTGGTGGATAAGGCCCGGGCTGAAGGCATTAAAGCCGGATTGATTCGTCCCATTACCCTGTGGCCCTTCCCGTCCGAAGTTTATGCCAAGGCCGCTGAACAGGCCGGACAATTCCTTTGCGTGGAAATGAGCATGGGGCAGATGGTTGAAGATGTAAAACTGGCCGTAAACGGCAGGAAACCGGTTGGTTTCTATGGCCGCAGCGGCGGTATGGTGCCTTTGGCCAAGGATGTTTTTGCGGAAGTGAAAAAATTAATGGCAGGGGGTGCACAGTAA